The following DNA comes from Sinorhizobium mexicanum.
TCGGCGACCAGCTTGTCGAGGATCGACAACACTTCGAGTTGCACCGTCACGTCGAGGGCCGACGTCGGTTCGTCGGCAATCAGAAGCTCCGGGCCGGCGACCAGCATCATGGCGATCATCGCTCGCTGGCCCATGCCGCCCGAAACCTCGTGCGGGTAAAGGTCGAAGACGCGGGCTGGGTCGCGAATCTGCACCGCCGCGAGCATATCCAACGCCCGCTCCCGCGCTTCGGAACGGCTGACGTTCTCGTGCCGGCGAAGCGTCTCGACGATCTGCCGGCCGATGCTCATCACCGGATTCAGCGAATATTTCGGATCTTGCAGGATCATCGCGATGCGCTTGCCGCGAAGATCCCGGCGGACTTTTGGCGGAGCGGAAATGAGATCGACACCGCCGAACGAAAGCGTCTTTGCCGTAACCTCGGCATGCGACGGCGTAAGCCCCATGATCGCCCTGCCCGTCTGCGATTTGCCGGAACCGCTCTCGCCGACGATGCCAAGACGTTCGCGCCCAAGCGT
Coding sequences within:
- a CDS encoding ABC transporter ATP-binding protein, translated to MSALLTVNDLKVRFPTRTGVIEAVRGVSFTLGRERLGIVGESGSGKSQTGRAIMGLTPSHAEVTAKTLSFGGVDLISAPPKVRRDLRGKRIAMILQDPKYSLNPVMSIGRQIVETLRRHENVSRSEARERALDMLAAVQIRDPARVFDLYPHEVSGGMGQRAMIAMMLVAGPELLIADEPTSALDVTVQLEVLSILDKLVADRGMGLIFVSHDLRLVSSFCDRVLVMYAGKIVEEIAASDLAGAKHPYTQGLLNCMPVIGADRHPLPVLDRKPEWAL